One Campylobacter concisus DNA segment encodes these proteins:
- a CDS encoding methionine ABC transporter permease — protein MFGIDFSKFPDVFSRILLPAIGETLYMSIVSTLLAFAIGLIPAVLLILSDKNGLKPNKQLYFVLDIIINVLRSFPFIILIIVLFPVTKMIVGTSIGTTAAIVPLTIGAAPFVARLIENALKEVDKGIIEAAQSFGSSKFQIIFRVMFVEALPGIISAFTLTLIVNIGFSAMAGAVGGGGLGSVAINYGYQRFRPDIMLYTVVILIIMVQIFQVLGNYLYKISKK, from the coding sequence ATGTTTGGTATTGATTTTTCTAAATTTCCAGATGTATTTTCCAGGATACTTTTGCCAGCTATCGGCGAGACACTATATATGAGCATCGTCTCCACCCTGCTCGCCTTTGCCATAGGCCTTATACCTGCAGTTTTGCTCATCCTTTCAGACAAAAACGGTCTAAAGCCAAACAAACAGCTCTATTTTGTCCTTGATATCATTATAAACGTGCTTAGAAGCTTTCCGTTTATCATTTTGATCATCGTGCTCTTTCCAGTCACAAAAATGATCGTAGGCACGAGCATCGGCACCACAGCTGCGATAGTTCCGCTAACTATCGGAGCAGCTCCGTTTGTAGCAAGGCTTATTGAAAATGCCTTAAAAGAAGTTGATAAAGGCATCATCGAAGCTGCTCAAAGCTTTGGTAGCTCAAAATTTCAGATCATCTTTCGTGTGATGTTTGTAGAGGCGCTTCCTGGCATCATCTCTGCATTTACGCTAACGCTTATCGTAAATATCGGCTTTTCAGCGATGGCTGGTGCAGTTGGCGGTGGCGGACTAGGATCTGTTGCTATAAACTACGGATATCAGAGATTTCGCCCAGATATCATGCTCTACACCGTGGTTATTCTTATCATTATGGTTCAAATTTTCCAAGTTTTAGGCAACTATCTCTATAAAATTTCAAAAAAATGA
- a CDS encoding methionine ABC transporter ATP-binding protein, whose product MIKIENLTKFYGGTQILFDVNLEVAKGEIFAIVGHSGAGKSTLLRCINGLESYQGGSLKVFDQEIKNLDETQQRHLRRDVGMIFQHFALMARKNVFENVATPLKFWGYKSDETEKRVRELLNLVGLESKAKSYPSELSGGQKQRVAIARALALNPKILLSDEATSALDPNTTNQILELLEKINKELDISVVIVTHEMEVVKSIAKRAILLEGGKIIGSGSIEELFLKPDEKMKEFLGEVEILPSTGTNIRLFFPKEVAQNSVITHMARSLNIDFNIVWGKLEKLNDNVLGSLVINIDEKDKENVLNYIKQSGVLWEVA is encoded by the coding sequence GTGATAAAAATAGAAAATTTAACCAAATTTTATGGCGGCACACAGATCCTTTTTGATGTAAATTTAGAGGTTGCAAAGGGCGAAATTTTTGCTATCGTGGGGCATAGTGGCGCTGGTAAATCAACGCTTTTAAGGTGCATAAACGGCCTAGAGAGCTACCAAGGTGGCAGCTTAAAAGTCTTTGACCAAGAGATAAAAAATTTAGACGAGACGCAGCAGAGACATTTGAGGCGAGATGTTGGGATGATATTTCAGCATTTTGCCTTGATGGCTAGAAAAAATGTCTTTGAAAACGTCGCTACTCCGCTTAAATTTTGGGGTTACAAAAGCGATGAAACTGAAAAAAGAGTGAGAGAGCTTTTAAATTTAGTCGGTCTTGAAAGCAAGGCAAAAAGCTATCCAAGCGAGCTAAGTGGCGGTCAAAAACAGCGTGTTGCCATCGCTAGAGCACTTGCTTTAAATCCTAAAATTTTACTAAGCGATGAGGCGACTTCGGCTCTTGATCCAAACACGACAAATCAAATTTTAGAGCTACTTGAGAAGATAAACAAAGAGCTAGACATCAGCGTCGTCATCGTCACTCACGAGATGGAGGTGGTAAAGTCTATCGCAAAACGCGCGATACTGCTAGAAGGTGGCAAGATCATAGGCTCTGGAAGCATCGAAGAGCTATTTTTAAAGCCAGATGAGAAGATGAAAGAGTTTTTGGGTGAAGTTGAAATTCTGCCAAGCACTGGCACAAATATCAGGCTATTTTTCCCAAAAGAAGTGGCTCAAAACAGCGTGATTACACACATGGCAAGAAGTCTAAATATCGACTTTAACATAGTCTGGGGCAAGCTTGAGAAGCTAAACGACAACGTCCTTGGCTCACTTGTCATAAACATAGATGAAAAAGATAAAGAAAACGTGCTTAACTATATCAAGCAAAGTGGCGTTTTGTGGGAGGTTGCTTGA
- a CDS encoding ArsR/SmtB family transcription factor — MQYVDILALKSEFMRVLAHPIRIGIVEVLGDKKMSVGEICELLNKEQATVSKHLGVLKNGGILKSEKSGLNVFYSVDICCLPNFLECLKNILEEKAAKNSKNARGVIKSLR, encoded by the coding sequence ATGCAATATGTTGATATTCTTGCGCTAAAAAGCGAATTTATGAGAGTTTTGGCTCATCCTATTAGGATCGGGATAGTTGAGGTTTTAGGTGATAAAAAGATGAGCGTAGGTGAAATTTGCGAGCTTTTAAATAAAGAACAAGCAACGGTTTCAAAGCATCTTGGGGTATTAAAAAATGGAGGAATTTTAAAAAGCGAGAAGTCCGGACTTAATGTTTTTTACTCGGTTGATATTTGCTGTTTGCCAAATTTTTTGGAATGTTTAAAAAATATTTTAGAGGAAAAAGCAGCCAAAAACTCAAAAAATGCAAGAGGTGTCATAAAAAGTCTAAGATAA
- a CDS encoding diaminopimelate dehydrogenase has product MSEKIKIAVLGYGNLGRGVELAVRNSKDMELVAVFSRRDPSKVKTCGAPVFSADQILSHKGKFDVLVLCGGSATDLPTQTPEFAQNFNVVDSFDTHAKIPEHFAAVDAAAKKGGNVGVIAVGWDPGLFSLNRLYGESVLENGSSYTFWGKGVSQGHSDAIRRIKGVVDARQYTVPIDSALERVRAGENPNLATREKHLRDCYVVAQDGADKARIEHEIKTMPNYFADYDTSVHFIDLETLKKEHGGIPHGGFVLRSGVSGEHGENKHLIEFSLKLDSNPEFTASVLVAYARSAYRLAQRGESGAFSVFDIAPALLSPKSADELRREIL; this is encoded by the coding sequence ATGAGTGAAAAAATAAAAATAGCAGTTTTAGGATATGGAAATTTAGGTCGTGGCGTCGAGCTTGCGGTGCGAAATAGCAAGGATATGGAGCTTGTGGCAGTTTTTAGCCGCAGAGACCCAAGCAAAGTAAAAACGTGTGGCGCGCCAGTTTTTAGTGCGGATCAAATTTTATCGCACAAGGGCAAATTTGACGTTTTAGTACTTTGTGGTGGTAGTGCGACAGACTTGCCGACACAGACTCCAGAATTTGCACAAAATTTTAACGTCGTCGATAGCTTTGACACGCACGCTAAAATACCTGAGCACTTTGCCGCAGTGGACGCTGCTGCTAAAAAAGGCGGCAATGTAGGCGTCATCGCTGTTGGCTGGGACCCAGGACTATTTTCTCTAAATAGACTATACGGCGAGAGCGTGCTTGAAAATGGCAGCAGTTATACATTTTGGGGCAAAGGTGTGAGCCAAGGCCACTCAGACGCCATACGCAGGATAAAAGGCGTCGTGGACGCACGCCAATACACAGTGCCCATAGATAGCGCCTTGGAGCGAGTTCGCGCTGGGGAAAATCCAAATTTAGCGACAAGAGAAAAACACCTGCGTGATTGCTACGTAGTGGCGCAGGACGGCGCTGATAAGGCACGCATCGAGCATGAGATAAAAACGATGCCAAATTATTTTGCTGACTACGACACGAGCGTGCATTTTATCGACCTTGAGACGCTTAAAAAAGAGCATGGCGGTATCCCACATGGGGGATTTGTGCTGCGAAGCGGAGTGAGCGGAGAGCATGGCGAGAACAAACATTTGATCGAGTTTTCGCTAAAACTTGACTCAAATCCAGAATTTACAGCAAGTGTGCTAGTAGCCTACGCCAGATCAGCATATCGCTTGGCGCAAAGAGGTGAGAGTGGCGCATTTAGCGTATTTGATATAGCTCCGGCACTTCTTTCGCCAAAGAGCGCTGATGAGCTAAGGCGAGAAATTTTATAA
- a CDS encoding valine--tRNA ligase produces MAEFYNAKEIEDKFYKIWEERGYFEIDANKDIQKDGRKFCIMMPPPNVTGSLHIGHALTFTLQDIMTRYKRMDGYKTLWQPGLDHAGIATQNVVEKQLLAQGIKKEELGREKFVEKVWEWKEKSGGMIVHQMRKLGITPAWSRQRFTMDEGLRKAVKKAFVNLYDKGLIVQKNYMINWCTHDGALSDIEVEHKENKGKLYHLRYYFADKPSEFVVVATTRPETYFGDTAVMVNPNDERYKNLIGKKVVLPIINREIEIIADEHVDMEFGTGLVKVTPAHDQNDYEVGKRHDLEFITVFDEKGILNDKCDKFAGLERLEARDIVVAELEKLGNVEKIEDYENQIGYCYRCKNVVEPYISKQWFVKKEIADEAIQKVSDGLAKFYPPHWINSFNAWMRELRDWCISRQLWWGHQIPVFYCDECGHMWADEDEPCECKKCKSKNIHQDPDVLDTWFSSGLWPFSTLGWGNENELKNEKWFEGDLAEFYPNNLLITGFDILFFWVARMMFQGENALGKLPFDDIYLHALVKDEFGRKMSKSLGNVIDPLDSINEYSADILRFTLTLLAVQGRDIKLSDAKMKQVRNFTNKLYNASKYLMLNESKFPNLEDIKLETKLGIYMNSRFNECVREVRENIDAYRFNDAANTLYKFLWDEFCDWGIELSKADKASVKELGSIFKEAMKLLNPFMPFLSEYLFQELSGTQLENAKSIMVMSYPEIKERNLEVEKKFELVIEAIVAIRRAKATIDLGNSKIAKAFVKFNEKIDLEEVKEYIKLLAKCEEIGFVDEKIENSIRDVSENLEAFVPLEGLDMSGIITRLRSQKTKLEKEIAKLSGMLNNQNFVANAPKEVIETNKEALESAEAKFKKVCEELKALGE; encoded by the coding sequence GTGGCAGAATTTTACAATGCAAAAGAGATAGAAGATAAATTTTATAAAATTTGGGAAGAACGCGGATACTTCGAGATAGACGCAAACAAAGATATCCAAAAAGATGGACGTAAATTTTGCATTATGATGCCACCTCCAAACGTGACTGGCTCGCTTCACATCGGACATGCCCTAACCTTCACACTTCAAGATATCATGACTCGCTACAAGAGGATGGACGGCTACAAGACACTTTGGCAGCCAGGACTTGACCACGCTGGTATCGCTACTCAAAACGTCGTTGAAAAGCAGCTTCTAGCACAAGGGATCAAAAAAGAAGAGCTTGGACGTGAGAAATTTGTAGAAAAAGTGTGGGAGTGGAAAGAAAAAAGTGGCGGAATGATAGTCCATCAGATGCGAAAGCTTGGCATCACTCCGGCTTGGTCACGCCAGAGATTTACTATGGATGAGGGCTTAAGAAAAGCTGTGAAAAAAGCCTTTGTAAATTTATACGACAAAGGGCTAATAGTCCAGAAAAACTACATGATAAACTGGTGTACGCATGATGGCGCACTCTCTGACATCGAGGTTGAACACAAGGAGAACAAAGGCAAGCTTTATCATTTGAGATACTACTTCGCAGACAAGCCAAGCGAATTTGTTGTTGTTGCGACCACCAGACCAGAAACTTACTTTGGCGATACGGCTGTAATGGTAAATCCAAACGACGAGCGCTATAAAAATTTAATCGGCAAAAAAGTGGTGCTACCTATCATAAATAGAGAGATCGAGATCATCGCGGATGAGCACGTCGATATGGAGTTTGGAACAGGCCTTGTTAAGGTCACGCCTGCGCACGATCAAAACGACTACGAGGTAGGCAAAAGGCACGACCTTGAGTTTATCACCGTATTTGACGAAAAGGGCATCTTAAACGACAAGTGCGATAAATTTGCAGGTCTTGAAAGGCTTGAGGCTAGAGATATCGTAGTGGCCGAGCTTGAAAAACTCGGCAATGTTGAAAAGATAGAAGACTACGAAAATCAAATAGGCTACTGCTACCGCTGCAAAAACGTCGTCGAGCCATATATATCAAAGCAGTGGTTTGTCAAAAAAGAGATCGCAGACGAGGCGATACAAAAAGTATCAGATGGCCTTGCTAAATTTTACCCGCCACACTGGATAAACAGCTTTAACGCATGGATGAGAGAGCTAAGAGATTGGTGTATCTCACGCCAGCTTTGGTGGGGACATCAAATTCCAGTATTTTACTGCGACGAGTGTGGTCATATGTGGGCTGACGAGGACGAGCCATGCGAGTGCAAAAAGTGTAAAAGTAAAAACATCCACCAAGACCCAGACGTGCTAGATACGTGGTTTAGCTCTGGCCTTTGGCCATTTAGCACGCTTGGCTGGGGCAATGAAAATGAGCTAAAAAATGAAAAGTGGTTTGAAGGCGATTTGGCTGAGTTTTATCCAAACAACCTTCTCATAACTGGCTTTGATATATTATTTTTCTGGGTTGCTAGGATGATGTTTCAGGGTGAAAATGCCCTTGGCAAACTACCATTTGACGACATCTATCTACATGCGCTTGTTAAAGATGAATTTGGCAGAAAGATGAGTAAAAGCCTTGGCAACGTCATCGACCCACTTGATAGCATAAATGAGTATAGTGCCGATATATTACGCTTTACGCTGACACTTCTAGCCGTTCAAGGACGCGATATCAAGCTAAGTGATGCTAAGATGAAGCAGGTAAGAAATTTCACCAACAAGCTTTATAACGCTAGTAAATATCTAATGCTAAATGAGAGCAAATTTCCAAATTTAGAGGATATCAAGCTTGAAACAAAGCTTGGAATTTATATGAATAGCCGCTTTAACGAGTGCGTGAGAGAGGTGCGCGAAAACATCGACGCCTACCGCTTTAATGACGCGGCAAACACACTTTATAAATTCCTTTGGGATGAGTTTTGCGACTGGGGCATCGAGCTTAGCAAGGCTGACAAAGCGAGCGTAAAAGAGCTTGGAAGTATATTTAAAGAGGCGATGAAACTACTAAATCCTTTCATGCCGTTTCTTTCAGAGTATCTATTTCAAGAGCTTAGCGGTACACAACTTGAAAATGCAAAGTCAATAATGGTAATGAGCTATCCAGAGATAAAAGAGCGAAATTTAGAGGTTGAGAAGAAATTTGAGCTAGTTATAGAGGCGATCGTCGCTATTCGCCGTGCAAAAGCGACCATCGATCTTGGTAACTCAAAGATAGCAAAAGCCTTTGTTAAATTTAATGAAAAAATAGACCTTGAAGAGGTAAAAGAGTATATCAAACTGCTTGCAAAATGCGAAGAGATCGGCTTTGTAGATGAAAAAATAGAAAACTCAATAAGAGATGTGAGCGAAAATTTAGAGGCATTTGTCCCGCTTGAAGGGCTTGATATGAGCGGTATCATCACAAGGCTAAGGTCTCAAAAGACAAAGCTTGAAAAAGAGATAGCCAAACTCTCAGGTATGCTAAATAACCAAAATTTCGTGGCAAACGCACCAAAAGAGGTTATAGAGACAAACAAAGAGGCTTTAGAGAGTGCTGAGGCTAAATTTAAAAAAGTATGCGAGGAGCTAAAGGCTCTTGGCGAGTAG
- a CDS encoding permease: MLDLFNQHNIFEFIKFFILYFTEISLLFFCVSFLVFIVSEKFSQKLKKHLISTKISSFIKAFLVGAITPFCSCSTIPLLNGFLKSGVSLGVSSVFLLSSPLVNPVILTLLFMSFGFKFSIIYFTVIFISSLAFGLLLSKADQNLFLKDDFLKPKFSPYNPTKGFVFTPINQTQACSCKDIKNSKNIYKMALLNSVKEYKKLFYYILLAMFIGAAIHGFVPQKLISNYLGSSDIASILISALFGILLYVRVESLVPIGLALLASGASAAAFGAFVITAAGVSLPEIILLNRFFKPKFMAIFIAFILCVALAFAMFLKSFF; this comes from the coding sequence ATGCTCGATCTTTTTAATCAACACAATATATTTGAGTTTATCAAATTTTTCATACTTTATTTTACAGAGATTTCACTACTATTTTTTTGTGTATCTTTTTTGGTATTTATCGTATCTGAAAAATTTAGTCAAAAACTCAAAAAACACCTTATAAGCACAAAAATTTCAAGCTTTATCAAGGCGTTTTTGGTTGGCGCTATTACGCCGTTTTGTTCGTGCTCTACTATACCGCTTTTAAATGGGTTTTTAAAAAGCGGCGTATCACTTGGCGTTAGTAGCGTATTTTTGTTAAGCTCTCCGCTTGTTAATCCTGTAATTTTAACGCTTCTTTTTATGAGTTTTGGGTTTAAATTTAGCATTATTTATTTTACGGTCATTTTTATCTCATCGCTTGCTTTTGGTCTTTTGTTATCAAAAGCAGATCAAAATCTATTTTTAAAAGATGATTTTTTAAAACCAAAATTTAGCCCATACAATCCAACTAAAGGCTTTGTTTTTACACCCATTAATCAGACACAAGCTTGCTCTTGCAAGGATATAAAAAATAGTAAAAATATTTACAAAATGGCGCTTTTAAACTCGGTAAAAGAGTATAAAAAACTATTTTATTACATACTACTTGCGATGTTTATCGGTGCCGCTATACACGGATTTGTTCCACAAAAGCTTATCTCAAACTACCTTGGTTCTAGCGACATCGCCTCGATACTTATTTCGGCATTATTTGGAATTTTACTCTATGTTAGAGTAGAATCGCTAGTGCCAATTGGCTTAGCACTTCTTGCCTCGGGTGCTAGTGCGGCCGCATTTGGAGCGTTTGTAATAACGGCGGCAGGGGTTAGCCTGCCGGAAATAATACTTCTTAATAGGTTTTTTAAGCCAAAATTTATGGCAATTTTTATCGCTTTTATCTTATGTGTGGCATTAGCATTTGCTATGTTTTTAAAATCATTTTTTTGA